From one Idiomarina sp. X4 genomic stretch:
- a CDS encoding MFS transporter, which produces MIQNPTLANSDLYMQSTSATRWTTLTTLLLGVTHWASWSVIVVLLAKSNLSLDPSQLMLLVGLAGVSGAAFRFVGIFLGRLLGSWKPAATNVLLLGLSLLSWQAFSLFDVSYVNLMGLAALSGVGCMMFAPAFDLTRRDKETERLPMSMSLVIGMMIFAMFTAQLIIPFLSTWQAEFMQSGLILERSSGHFFSRVDAGQPIMLSTVSAVWMFVFATMALLSIGVAWLSPKSAPSEKTQSDSQLLRNAHVWYCSILYNMTFGSFIGFAMVLPLVLELVFGYSTLILVWMAPFIALLARPFGRWLAGIFGGAVVTQISLLLMIVFGAVAGWYLYLAQNDTAELYFEPFFISMMGLVFTSALGNGSVVVTMTKVFPRAYTHKVLTWAGTVAMLGAVYLPFRFTIALESQSLDMVFVDFVVFYLAGVILNGWMYLRKHAQFYNP; this is translated from the coding sequence ATGATTCAAAACCCTACATTAGCCAATAGCGACCTGTATATGCAAAGTACATCGGCTACTCGCTGGACCACATTAACAACGCTTTTGCTCGGTGTGACACACTGGGCTAGTTGGAGCGTTATCGTGGTGCTATTGGCAAAGTCTAATTTGTCACTGGATCCGTCACAGCTCATGTTGCTGGTAGGTTTGGCAGGTGTTAGCGGCGCCGCGTTTCGGTTTGTCGGGATATTTCTTGGACGGTTACTCGGCTCATGGAAACCAGCGGCTACTAATGTATTGTTATTGGGGTTGTCACTGCTCAGTTGGCAGGCTTTTTCTTTATTTGACGTGAGTTACGTCAACTTAATGGGGCTAGCGGCTTTGTCGGGCGTTGGCTGCATGATGTTTGCTCCGGCGTTCGACTTAACCCGGCGGGACAAAGAAACTGAACGCCTGCCCATGTCTATGAGTTTGGTTATTGGCATGATGATATTTGCCATGTTTACCGCTCAGTTAATTATTCCTTTCTTATCGACCTGGCAGGCCGAGTTTATGCAATCCGGGCTGATTTTAGAGCGCAGCAGTGGGCACTTTTTCTCGCGGGTCGATGCCGGTCAACCCATTATGTTGAGTACTGTCAGTGCGGTATGGATGTTTGTGTTTGCAACTATGGCGTTGCTAAGCATTGGTGTTGCCTGGCTTTCACCCAAAAGTGCTCCATCTGAGAAAACCCAGTCGGACAGTCAATTATTGCGTAATGCCCATGTGTGGTATTGCAGTATTTTGTACAACATGACCTTTGGCAGTTTCATCGGTTTTGCCATGGTGTTGCCTCTCGTGTTGGAGCTAGTTTTTGGTTATAGCACACTTATTTTGGTTTGGATGGCACCGTTTATTGCTTTGTTAGCAAGGCCTTTTGGCCGTTGGTTGGCCGGTATATTCGGTGGTGCGGTAGTGACACAAATTAGCTTGTTGCTCATGATAGTCTTCGGAGCTGTGGCCGGGTGGTATCTTTACTTAGCGCAAAACGACACCGCCGAACTCTATTTCGAACCCTTTTTTATTAGCATGATGGGCTTGGTATTCACCAGCGCATTAGGCAATGGCTCGGTGGTTGTGACTATGACCAAAGTCTTCCCCAGAGCCTACACCCATAAAGTACTCACCTGGGCCGGAACCGTTGCCATGCTCGGTGCCGTTTACCTGCCGTTTCGCTTCACCATAGCGCTAGAGTCGCAGTCACTCGACATGGTGTTTGTCGACTTTGTTGTCTTCTACTTAGCAGGCGTCATACTCAATGGCTGGATGTACCTGCGTAAACATGCGCAGTTTTATAATCCGTAG
- the narL gene encoding two-component system response regulator NarL, with product MTTEAASIMLVDDHPLLRKGLKQLIAMEDDMQVVAEASSGADALKLAEEHDPDLIVLDLNMQGMDGIETLKKLRDNGVTSRIIMLTVSDADDDVVAAITNGADGYLLKDMEPELLLEQIHRAVTGKMVLSEAITEILATALRQPTKSPSSQLSSLTNREYEILSLIAKGMSNKVIARELDISDGTVKVHVKHLLKKLGLRSRVEAAVWMVNQQGEQE from the coding sequence ATGACAACCGAAGCAGCGAGTATCATGTTGGTGGACGACCACCCATTGTTACGAAAGGGGCTTAAACAACTGATTGCCATGGAAGACGACATGCAAGTTGTTGCCGAAGCTAGTAGTGGCGCTGACGCTTTAAAACTCGCGGAAGAGCACGACCCTGACTTAATTGTTCTGGACTTGAACATGCAGGGTATGGACGGTATCGAAACGCTAAAAAAACTGCGCGACAACGGCGTTACCTCTCGTATCATTATGCTGACGGTCAGCGACGCAGATGACGACGTGGTTGCAGCGATAACGAATGGCGCCGACGGTTACCTGTTAAAAGACATGGAGCCAGAGCTGCTGTTGGAGCAAATTCATCGCGCAGTCACTGGGAAAATGGTGCTAAGCGAAGCCATTACTGAAATTCTGGCGACGGCACTGCGCCAACCGACCAAATCGCCAAGCTCGCAGTTGAGCTCATTGACCAATCGCGAGTATGAAATTCTAAGCCTGATTGCGAAAGGCATGAGCAATAAGGTGATTGCGCGCGAACTGGACATTTCTGACGGTACGGTAAAAGTACACGTTAAACACTTATTGAAGAAACTGGGACTGCGCTCGCGTGTTGAAGCGGCAGTCTGGATGGTTAACCAACAAGGTGAGCAGGAATGA